One stretch of Kiritimatiellaceae bacterium DNA includes these proteins:
- a CDS encoding leucine-rich repeat domain-containing protein, whose protein sequence is MKTGLKILGLLVLTFSAVHAENSDYYYTTNSGTITITQYIGTNEVVIVPATINGLPVTDIGNYAFQYYGVMTDLTIPDSVVNIGTEAFYGCGFLTRLVIGQSVVSIGESAFNRCDNLPILDIPDSVTSIGFSAFYYCNALTNATVGSGVISIDGSAFEECSRLSGIYFRGNAPTAGENIFANDNDATVYRLSEATGWPTVPDVWGGRPTALWASQNADGDADTDGIPDAWEQQYFGGITNANPVSICSNGINTVIEAYVAGLNPNDPQSVLRISASFSGEVIGWNAASGRVYSVYWTTNLMNGFQSLATNILWTQGNYTNSNITSRGYYRVNVRLAN, encoded by the coding sequence ATGAAAACGGGGTTGAAAATATTAGGGTTGCTTGTGCTGACATTTTCCGCCGTACATGCTGAGAATTCTGATTATTATTACACGACCAATAGCGGAACGATCACAATTACCCAATACATCGGCACCAATGAAGTGGTTATTGTTCCGGCTACGATTAATGGCCTGCCGGTTACAGATATCGGGAATTATGCGTTTCAGTACTACGGCGTGATGACTGACTTAACAATTCCTGACAGCGTCGTTAATATAGGAACCGAGGCATTCTATGGATGTGGTTTTTTGACCCGCCTCGTGATCGGACAAAGCGTTGTCAGCATCGGGGAGTCGGCGTTTAACCGTTGCGACAACCTGCCAATCCTTGATATTCCCGACAGTGTCACCAGCATCGGGTTTTCAGCATTCTACTACTGTAACGCGTTGACCAATGCAACGGTCGGTTCTGGGGTCATCAGCATCGACGGATCGGCGTTTGAGGAGTGTTCCCGCCTGTCGGGTATCTATTTTCGGGGGAATGCCCCGACGGCTGGTGAAAATATATTTGCCAATGACAATGACGCGACAGTCTATCGTTTATCTGAAGCCACTGGCTGGCCGACTGTTCCGGACGTTTGGGGCGGACGGCCGACCGCTCTGTGGGCGTCGCAGAATGCAGATGGAGATGCGGATACAGACGGAATTCCTGATGCATGGGAGCAGCAGTACTTTGGCGGGATAACGAACGCCAATCCGGTTTCAATCTGCTCTAACGGAATCAACACCGTAATTGAAGCCTACGTTGCCGGACTCAACCCGAATGACCCGCAGAGTGTACTTCGCATATCGGCCTCCTTTTCTGGGGAAGTAATCGGATGGAATGCTGCATCCGGCCGTGTGTATTCAGTTTACTGGACAACCAATCTGATGAACGGGTTTCAATCTTTGGCGACCAATATTCTTTGGACGCAGGGAAACTATACCAACTCAAATATCACTTCTCGCGGCTATTATCGGGTGAATGTTCGGCTTGCGAATTGA